The window CGGGTCGGCGCCCTCGATCCGGCCGAACTGCCAGGCCGGGTCGACGTACACGGCGCGGGCCGGCTTCAGCCGCTCCACCGCGCCCAGCAGGCTGATGCCGCCGAGCGAGTGGCCGACGGCCAGCTCCGCGCCGGCCGGCAGCGTCTCGACGAGGTCCTCGGCGTAGGCCTCCAGGGCGTACCGCTCCTGCGGGCTCCCGCCGGTACCGCGCGGGCTCCGGCCGTGGCCGCGCTGGTCGACGGCGATGACGCGGTACCCGCGCCCGGCCAGGGCCGGGCCGACCCGCCGCCAGGTGCGGTGGTCGGACATGATGCCGTGCACCAGCAGGGCGATGCGGTCGCCGGAACCCCACTCCTGGGTGTGCAACTTCACGAGATGGAAACCTCTCTGGGAACGCTCGGGTGGGCGGACGTACTCGGTCGGGTGAACGTCGTGGGTGTGCCGGAGGTGCCGGCGTACTCAGCGAACACCGCGGACCGGCTTCAGCGCGAGGGCGCCGAGCCCGGCGAGGGCCGCGCCGAGCAGGAACAGCGGGGTGCGGCCGCCGAGGCCGGGCACGACGGAGGCGACGAAGGGCACCAGGGTCCGCGGACAGGGGTTGGCGATGTCGAGCCCGCCCATGTCCCGGGCGGCGTCCTCCGCCTTGGGCAGCACCATGGTGACCGGCGCGGTGTCGACGGCCGTGAACCAGCCGAAGGCCAGTCCGTTGACCACGGAGAAGACGATCATGCCGGGCCGACCACCGGCCATCCGGCCCGGCCGGGCGGGGAGGAACTCGCCGCCCTGGTCGCCCGGTCGGTGAACGAGCCCGGCCAGGTGCCCGCCACCCGGAACGTGCTGGGCTTGCGCACGGTCGTCCGCGAGTCGGCCTCACTCCGCCCCCGCTCCGGGCCTCCCC of the Kitasatospora sp. NBC_01246 genome contains:
- a CDS encoding alpha/beta fold hydrolase, encoding MKLHTQEWGSGDRIALLVHGIMSDHRTWRRVGPALAGRGYRVIAVDQRGHGRSPRGTGGSPQERYALEAYAEDLVETLPAGAELAVGHSLGGISLLGAVERLKPARAVYVDPAWQFGRIEGADPRMFVEFRHATREQIAGFNPRWEAADVDVELATLAAWDEESALALSGQECGLPAAPAVPSLVLLADRSFLVNAEDAELLRARGFEVRTVPGAGHTVHRDDHDGFLAALDGWI